A single region of the bacterium genome encodes:
- a CDS encoding DUF5011 domain-containing protein, with protein sequence MKLKLIKLSILALGFWLLPTLSLAETSFPSFPMAFWGDVTLNNLPLPAGTEIRAYCGNNLIGEITMIESGTYGYNEATKNKLLVSNCDGDILFKYLLSGASEALAGSPEIKYANFVSGAIVQKDLSFITVQPDVTPPVITLQGMSVMDIYVGSIYVDAGATALDNVNGNITSNIVILNPVNSTTIGAYAITYNVSDAAGNHAVQVARTVNVLPVSSSAQLLGENIIVSTNAPEILVGDNNTSSSVITIPESVTNATINVNALTTSTATSVTAIIQSAIIINASTTIGPVKVEIPAGIQVVAGTSTWNGIINVPQVKPNSMVTVTPDSGNTATVSSVIEIGYGDTKLTFNKAVRLVFSGQASKEIGYSRGGVFTKINTVCSANTQAAGDALPAEGDCKISISSDLIVWTKHFTSFVTYTQAVVPSGGGGGGGGGGGGGGGGGDYTAPTISNISAAKGANEARITWTTNEPSISWIVYGISTSYGLEAKTTTYNTSHSLVLSNLSPDTVYHYSVKSKDSTGNIGSYTDKSFTTAKEGGISGIGDMNNDGKVNKYDFSLMMANWGKTGTNISDLNNNGKVDKYDFALLMLNWSI encoded by the coding sequence ATGAAATTAAAACTAATAAAATTATCAATTCTTGCATTAGGATTTTGGTTGTTACCAACCTTATCTTTGGCTGAGACCAGTTTTCCATCTTTTCCGATGGCTTTTTGGGGTGATGTCACTTTAAATAATCTTCCCTTGCCCGCCGGAACTGAAATTAGGGCTTATTGCGGTAACAATCTAATTGGAGAGATAACTATGATAGAGAGTGGGACATATGGTTACAATGAAGCCACAAAAAATAAATTATTAGTATCAAATTGTGACGGCGATATTCTTTTTAAATACTTGCTTTCGGGGGCTAGCGAGGCCTTGGCTGGTAGTCCGGAAATTAAATACGCTAATTTCGTATCAGGGGCTATCGTTCAAAAAGATTTGAGTTTTATTACCGTTCAGCCTGACGTTACACCTCCGGTCATTACTCTTCAGGGAATGAGCGTCATGGATATATACGTAGGATCAATATATGTTGATGCCGGAGCAACTGCTTTGGACAATGTTAACGGAAATATTACCTCGAATATCGTTATTCTAAATCCAGTCAACTCAACAACTATTGGAGCCTACGCAATTACTTACAATGTTTCAGATGCAGCGGGAAATCATGCTGTTCAGGTTGCCAGAACAGTTAATGTACTGCCTGTTTCCAGTTCTGCGCAATTACTCGGCGAGAATATAATTGTTAGCACAAACGCCCCAGAGATTTTAGTAGGCGACAATAATACCTCTAGTTCTGTTATTACAATTCCCGAAAGCGTGACCAACGCAACGATTAACGTAAACGCGCTTACAACGAGTACCGCGACTAGCGTAACGGCGATTATTCAAAGTGCAATTATCATTAACGCCTCTACAACTATCGGACCCGTGAAGGTAGAAATTCCGGCTGGCATCCAAGTAGTGGCTGGTACTTCAACTTGGAATGGAATCATTAACGTCCCGCAGGTTAAACCAAATTCTATGGTTACAGTTACGCCGGATAGTGGGAATACTGCCACCGTCTCCTCGGTTATAGAAATTGGATACGGCGATACTAAATTAACTTTCAATAAAGCCGTGCGGCTTGTTTTTTCCGGTCAGGCGAGCAAGGAAATTGGTTATTCAAGGGGCGGCGTTTTCACAAAAATAAATACAGTTTGCTCTGCGAATACGCAAGCCGCAGGCGATGCTCTGCCCGCCGAGGGAGACTGTAAAATTAGTATTAGTTCTGACTTGATCGTTTGGACCAAGCATTTCACAAGCTTCGTAACTTATACGCAGGCCGTGGTTCCATCTGGCGGCGGCGGTGGCGGTGGTGGCGGTGGTGGCGGTGGTGGAGGAGGAGGCGACTATACTGCTCCGACAATTAGTAATATAAGCGCAGCAAAAGGCGCAAATGAGGCAAGGATTACATGGACTACAAATGAACCCTCTATTTCTTGGATAGTTTACGGTATATCCACAAGCTACGGTTTAGAGGCAAAGACGACAACTTACAATACCTCTCACTCCCTAGTTTTGAGTAATCTTTCTCCCGATACTGTTTATCACTATTCAGTTAAATCAAAAGACAGTACTGGAAACATAGGTTCCTATACTGATAAAAGCTTTACTACGGCAAAAGAAGGTGGCATAAGCGGTATTGGCGATATGAACAATGATGGTAAAGTAAACAAATACGATTTCTCTTTAATGATGGCTAATTGGGGTAAAACAGGAACAAACATTTCTGATTTGAATAATAATGGTAAAGTCGATAAATATGATTTCGCTTTATTAATGTTAAATTGGAGCATATAA
- a CDS encoding S8 family serine peptidase, with translation MKKFKKLSSFLSVCLTIFVILGNFNLPVLAVEKNDVNFERVRTETPLDSGGTAFNKISFSPKEVKSLSSDLSITKKEKIGLEKSQQAEGKKKDYVEGEILVKYKNNKINLNTSFGRAAALNFIRSKSLEKKEDLRKINVSVLRIKDAKTVEQKIAELKNDPNVEYAQPNFQYYPADINTNDTSRVILWGLDNTGQTVGGTYPVHTGLADADIDAPEAWTINEGINASVIVAVIDSGIAYNHPDLAANMWDGTSCKDENGITIAGGCNHGYDYEDGDNTPLPTTSSHGTHIAGTIAAAKNNSKGIIGVAPNTKIMALKSSLTTTDNVKSINFARQNGAKIINASWLCYGSDQGGTHAVCGGSGDYRDSAMMSAIESFPGLFITAAGNGDGDTDDGGDNHDNGQTLHSYPCDHMANNIICVAATDQNDALTTFSDYGATSVDVGAPGTNIYSTVPQETTVLFENFEGVTPPAVPAYLLPTGDWGTYPLDSGTVWGKVLYGDVKNIPYARTANSTITSPAYNLSAGGANIDFWTRCDTEYSITSWTDYMALEFSNDGGSTFTEMLKWNEPSIDSNTNPSGSAAYHFENLSIPSQYSTSNFKFRFRWVANGNADTGNGDGCSVDDIRITKYSDGSDEQYGYLNGTSMAAPHVAGLAALIGGYNPGLTSSQVKNTILTTGDSLTSLSGKTVTGKRINAQKALQAANPAKAITAFSFATPATTGVINEADHTIAITVPFGTNVTALVPIITITGASVSPISGAAQDFTSPVTYTVTAADSSTQAYVVTVTVAANTVSGNITEDTTWTLANSPYIVTGTVQVLEGATLTIEPGVTVKFNTNTGLNIGGELIASGTIDNIIIFTSNLSTPKAGDWIGIKFFNTATDAIFDADNNYVEGSIFRYCNINYSGYSGSSPWAIYSDSTSLFIDNNIIEDNYYKAVYILGARSKITNNIIKNNYLAFPGDCGNGIVEIYSSQNIVKDNTITNNGINGFIISNSNNNIVQNNSFTYNACGIKLYGANNIIKNNIMSHNSFAGIDYYGGSGSGNIIEENDIINNNNVGIYIYKYNSYGLVDISNNNIYGNTNYNLRMDDSSANIDAINNYWGITDNVSISNKIYDYYDDISLGKVIYEPFATAELDFDDQTAPTLAEVTSVSTPTNDNTPDYTFSSDEAGTITYDGSCSSSIITAIAGNNTISFNELDDDLYSDCTITVTDTASNESVPLNVSAFTIDTTPPEINLDGDETINLTVGDSYDELGATAIDDIEGDLTNSIIIGGNTVDTSTPGTYIITYNVSDAAGNPAEEITRTVNVIANPDIAAVAADKAALVDDSIKGANPDLSSITVALTNPLPSLGASGSTISWLSSNPTVVSNDGQTISRPAFASGNAVVTLTAALAKGVVSDTKSFSLTVLKLPASTVATINSATYTVSLGGTATETITNVSFGTTKATFLATLIKGEIHQTWIDAGIADTVVTGNTLVVTAQDGTTVITYTVTVNADIPQAPYQVINLEPGWNIVSTPRVLSSHEFSVAETSDNLGIYLLNPNSVSGWQTMQEAGQSEFQPLFAYFINNKTNQVQILKLKYDFNLSPGQRLFQRILNGGWNAIGVASPDYALQKGAANIDTNNISKIFSSVVDSVSQVIDFTADQSSLDSVKIGDTWSVKVASEADNLNDFRELKGYGVFVTETTDDYHGSQNINDGFKFSTSGTNPSTINAGPENQTLFNFQVDSLYDVNTNSLTFLHDGTGDKNNISNFRLYDTDSNALLGSAASINENNKIIFSNLITNLSSGAKRIKLVADVNSTAVGGRTHKFTLENATLNHDIIITGLPISNTLTVNAITAAGTLNIALDSATNPAVQSYVLGTTSRLIAAFKFSTGSTEGVRVTELTLTQASTNGTATDISNINLYDGSTLIASGSMVGSTVKFGSNTIGWDSSGGLFDMAASTNKVISAKADIPSGATAGASRIGLKVNAAADLKADGLTSQYDLPSGSVTLGSPTPTGNGHTIVGYGTLAVSLASTTPAAQTYIKGAIAKVFTKINFTAGTGEDILISAVTVKSYAASGTSTATASGDVTNVKLLKEDGTQFGSTVAAPSTTESFSGSLTVSAGNTATLTVVADIPTTTALGTNGVHFDVAAATVTTDITSTGVYSTADITETGSALGNLMVVGTGSLTVSIASSPADQTAILNATGVTYAGFVLTAGSAEDIRVSSIKLTRTSSGTGADADLSNLALYYDSAGTRLTAYKSLSSATVTFSASDFLNSLGIDIAKGQQVVIYAKADVPSTATSGHINALGIDVAGSVTVTGLTSNTNPTATLSPTTGVNYAVTGAGEYEVTLTTAGSLTLTTNPDTPIIATQAVGAEGQGKTAVNFTKLLFTAVYEAVDIKSIIVIRSGGADGDFSAVKIYDGTTQVDSTGYLSGGTVTFNFLPGAYVRVPKNATKVLTLVGNLAGIGSTSGASSGDAPKLCVDSDGTTNYYITAEGAESKGSISVAGGTDLCGSEQIFRQSVPTLAASSLPSTLLSSGTKTLYKWTVSADAIGNIGWKAMMFHFSGSIHTDATTVRTIGTDDTTTPVYDGIYMIVAGAATNPDTKLIDESSMKVYNSATNTQVAGAWHFRTDTDANGGTYAVFVATNEEVIAYGTTNTYELRGDLAYGGYTGDAVLVRVPDLASSVATTTYLLAFGTANAADSGTTGTTVTKSFAWSDRSAASHAVTTSDWSDDYKVPSFPLSTLTLSK, from the coding sequence ATGAAAAAATTTAAAAAGCTTAGTTCGTTTCTTTCGGTCTGTTTAACTATTTTTGTTATTCTAGGCAACTTTAATTTGCCCGTTTTAGCTGTTGAAAAGAATGATGTTAACTTTGAGCGGGTCAGGACCGAAACTCCACTTGATAGTGGCGGAACGGCTTTTAATAAAATAAGCTTTTCACCCAAAGAGGTTAAAAGTTTATCTTCGGACTTGTCGATAACCAAAAAAGAAAAGATTGGGTTAGAAAAGTCTCAACAAGCAGAAGGAAAGAAAAAAGATTATGTAGAAGGTGAGATTTTAGTAAAGTATAAAAATAATAAGATTAATTTGAATACTTCTTTTGGTAGGGCCGCAGCTTTGAATTTTATTCGTTCTAAATCGTTGGAGAAAAAAGAAGATTTAAGAAAGATAAATGTCTCAGTTTTAAGAATTAAGGATGCTAAAACAGTTGAGCAGAAAATAGCCGAGTTAAAAAACGATCCTAACGTTGAGTATGCTCAACCGAATTTTCAATATTATCCTGCAGATATTAACACGAACGATACAAGCAGGGTCATTCTATGGGGATTAGATAATACAGGCCAGACAGTAGGTGGGACATATCCTGTTCATACTGGATTAGCTGACGCTGATATTGATGCGCCCGAGGCTTGGACAATAAATGAAGGCATAAATGCTTCTGTTATAGTGGCTGTGATTGATAGCGGTATTGCTTATAATCATCCTGATTTGGCTGCGAATATGTGGGATGGGACAAGCTGTAAAGATGAAAATGGCATTACTATAGCAGGAGGTTGTAACCACGGTTATGACTATGAAGATGGCGACAATACGCCGTTGCCCACTACCTCGTCTCACGGCACTCATATCGCTGGAACGATAGCTGCGGCCAAAAATAACAGCAAAGGCATTATCGGAGTAGCTCCAAATACAAAGATAATGGCATTAAAATCTTCTCTTACTACTACTGATAACGTAAAAAGTATAAATTTCGCCAGACAAAACGGAGCCAAGATTATAAATGCGAGTTGGTTGTGTTATGGTTCTGACCAAGGCGGAACTCACGCCGTGTGTGGAGGAAGTGGTGATTATAGAGATTCGGCTATGATGAGTGCAATCGAATCTTTCCCTGGGTTATTTATTACAGCTGCTGGAAACGGTGATGGAGATACTGATGATGGTGGAGACAACCATGACAATGGTCAAACTTTGCATTCTTATCCGTGTGACCATATGGCTAATAACATTATTTGCGTTGCCGCTACGGATCAAAACGATGCCTTGACTACATTTTCAGATTATGGTGCAACTTCTGTTGATGTTGGTGCTCCGGGGACGAATATTTATAGTACTGTTCCCCAAGAAACAACCGTCTTATTTGAAAACTTTGAAGGAGTAACGCCACCCGCCGTGCCAGCCTATCTTTTGCCTACTGGAGATTGGGGAACATATCCGTTAGATAGCGGTACTGTTTGGGGCAAAGTATTATATGGTGATGTAAAGAACATACCCTATGCACGGACAGCTAATTCTACCATTACCTCGCCAGCATATAATTTAAGTGCGGGTGGGGCGAATATAGATTTTTGGACCAGATGCGATACAGAATATAGTATAACCAGTTGGACTGACTATATGGCGTTGGAATTTAGTAATGATGGTGGAAGCACTTTTACTGAGATGTTAAAGTGGAACGAGCCTTCGATAGATTCGAATACGAACCCTTCTGGCAGTGCAGCATATCATTTTGAAAACTTGAGTATTCCAAGTCAATATTCAACTAGCAATTTTAAATTTAGATTCAGATGGGTAGCAAATGGGAACGCGGATACTGGCAACGGAGATGGTTGTTCGGTTGATGACATAAGAATTACCAAATATAGCGATGGTTCAGATGAGCAGTACGGTTATCTGAATGGTACTTCCATGGCTGCGCCACATGTTGCAGGTCTCGCGGCGTTGATAGGAGGATATAACCCTGGTCTCACATCATCACAAGTAAAAAATACAATTTTAACAACGGGCGACAGTTTAACGTCTTTATCTGGTAAAACCGTAACAGGTAAAAGAATCAATGCGCAAAAAGCCCTCCAAGCCGCTAACCCCGCCAAAGCAATCACTGCTTTTAGTTTCGCCACCCCAGCAACCACGGGTGTCATTAACGAAGCTGATCATACAATCGCAATCACCGTTCCATTCGGAACCAATGTCACTGCCCTTGTCCCAATAATCACAATTACAGGAGCTTCAGTAAGTCCGATTTCCGGCGCAGCTCAAGATTTCACGAGTCCAGTAACTTATACCGTTACTGCTGCTGATTCTTCTACCCAAGCTTATGTTGTGACTGTTACCGTTGCCGCTAATACCGTCTCTGGCAATATAACCGAAGATACGACTTGGACACTGGCCAATAGTCCTTATATTGTTACGGGCACCGTTCAAGTTTTAGAAGGGGCCACACTAACTATTGAGCCTGGGGTTACTGTAAAATTTAACACAAATACTGGTTTAAATATTGGCGGTGAATTAATTGCTTCAGGAACTATCGATAATATTATTATTTTTACTTCCAATTTATCAACACCAAAAGCGGGAGATTGGATTGGAATAAAGTTTTTTAACACCGCAACTGATGCCATTTTTGACGCAGACAACAACTATGTTGAAGGAAGTATTTTTAGATATTGCAATATAAATTATTCTGGGTATTCTGGTTCTTCACCCTGGGCTATCTATTCTGATAGCACATCTTTATTTATAGATAATAATATTATTGAAGATAACTATTATAAGGCTGTGTATATACTTGGTGCTCGTAGTAAGATAACAAATAATATAATAAAGAATAACTATTTAGCTTTTCCTGGGGATTGCGGTAATGGCATAGTAGAAATATATTCAAGTCAGAATATTGTAAAAGACAATACTATTACCAATAACGGAATAAATGGTTTTATAATATCTAATTCAAATAATAATATAGTGCAGAACAACTCATTTACGTATAATGCTTGCGGGATCAAATTATATGGAGCAAACAACATAATAAAAAACAATATTATGTCTCATAATAGTTTTGCAGGTATTGATTATTATGGAGGATCCGGTTCCGGCAATATTATTGAAGAAAACGATATAATAAATAATAATAATGTTGGGATATATATATATAAATATAATAGTTATGGTCTGGTTGACATATCGAACAATAATATCTATGGAAACACGAATTATAATTTAAGGATGGATGATAGTTCTGCCAATATTGATGCAATTAATAATTATTGGGGTATAACGGATAATGTATCAATATCAAATAAAATATATGATTATTATGATGATATTTCTTTGGGCAAAGTTATTTACGAACCATTTGCAACTGCTGAACTTGATTTTGACGATCAGACAGCACCAACATTGGCCGAAGTCACGTCTGTCTCAACTCCGACCAATGACAATACTCCTGATTATACGTTCAGTTCAGATGAAGCAGGGACTATTACTTATGATGGTTCCTGTTCCAGTTCAATTATCACAGCTATAGCAGGCAACAACACAATCAGTTTTAATGAATTAGATGATGATCTATATAGTGACTGCACAATAACCGTTACTGATACAGCTAGTAATGAAAGCGTACCATTAAATGTTTCAGCTTTTACAATTGACACAACCCCGCCAGAGATCAACCTAGACGGCGATGAAACAATAAACCTTACTGTGGGTGATTCTTACGATGAACTGGGGGCGACAGCCATTGATGACATTGAAGGCGACTTAACAAATTCTATTATTATTGGAGGTAACACCGTAGACACCAGCACTCCAGGAACTTACATCATAACTTACAATGTTTCAGATGCTGCTGGCAATCCGGCAGAAGAAATAACCAGAACAGTTAATGTAATCGCTAATCCCGACATTGCTGCCGTAGCCGCTGATAAAGCAGCATTAGTAGATGATTCCATCAAAGGAGCAAATCCTGATTTATCAAGTATTACAGTAGCCCTTACGAACCCGTTGCCATCACTTGGAGCTAGTGGGTCAACAATCTCTTGGTTATCAAGCAATCCAACCGTTGTTTCAAACGATGGACAAACAATCAGCAGGCCGGCTTTTGCAAGCGGAAATGCAGTCGTAACTCTAACAGCCGCTCTAGCCAAAGGCGTCGTATCTGATACAAAATCATTTTCATTAACAGTATTAAAATTGCCAGCAAGTACAGTAGCGACAATAAACTCTGCAACTTATACAGTAAGCTTAGGCGGAACAGCCACTGAAACTATTACCAATGTATCGTTTGGAACGACCAAAGCTACTTTCTTAGCTACTCTAATCAAAGGCGAGATTCATCAAACGTGGATTGATGCGGGCATAGCCGATACGGTAGTAACCGGCAACACATTAGTGGTCACGGCCCAAGACGGAACAACGGTAATCACTTATACAGTGACTGTAAATGCGGATATTCCCCAAGCACCGTATCAAGTTATCAATTTAGAGCCGGGATGGAATATCGTCTCAACCCCAAGGGTTTTGTCGAGTCATGAATTCTCTGTTGCTGAGACTTCAGACAACCTTGGTATTTATTTATTAAACCCCAATTCCGTTTCTGGCTGGCAGACAATGCAGGAAGCCGGTCAAAGCGAATTCCAACCCCTCTTTGCTTATTTTATTAATAATAAAACCAATCAAGTCCAGATCCTGAAACTGAAATATGATTTTAATCTATCGCCAGGACAAAGATTATTTCAAAGGATTCTCAATGGCGGGTGGAACGCCATTGGCGTAGCTTCTCCTGATTACGCTTTACAAAAAGGCGCTGCAAATATTGATACTAATAATATTAGTAAAATTTTTAGTTCTGTTGTTGATTCAGTCTCGCAAGTAATTGATTTTACTGCCGATCAATCAAGCCTGGATTCTGTAAAGATTGGAGATACCTGGAGCGTAAAAGTAGCTTCGGAAGCTGATAATTTAAATGATTTTAGAGAACTAAAGGGTTACGGCGTTTTTGTTACAGAAACAACCGATGATTATCACGGTTCACAAAACATAAACGATGGTTTTAAATTCTCAACCAGTGGCACTAATCCTAGTACGATAAATGCGGGTCCCGAGAACCAAACATTATTTAATTTTCAAGTCGATTCTCTATACGATGTCAATACCAACTCATTAACATTTTTGCATGACGGAACGGGAGATAAAAACAACATTAGCAACTTTAGATTATACGATACGGACAGCAATGCTTTATTAGGATCAGCGGCTTCCATCAACGAGAACAATAAAATCATTTTTTCGAACTTGATAACAAACCTTTCCTCAGGAGCCAAAAGAATAAAATTAGTGGCTGATGTCAATTCCACGGCCGTTGGAGGAAGAACTCATAAATTTACATTAGAAAATGCAACCCTAAACCACGATATCATTATAACTGGCTTACCAATTAGCAATACATTAACTGTTAATGCCATTACTGCAGCCGGAACTTTAAATATTGCTTTGGACTCTGCTACTAACCCGGCAGTCCAGAGTTATGTCTTGGGGACAACCAGCCGTTTGATTGCAGCTTTCAAATTCTCTACTGGTTCAACAGAAGGCGTAAGAGTGACTGAATTGACTCTTACCCAGGCAAGCACTAACGGAACCGCGACTGATATTTCCAATATCAACTTATACGATGGTTCAACCCTGATTGCTTCAGGATCTATGGTTGGTTCAACCGTAAAATTCGGTTCAAACACCATTGGCTGGGATTCAAGCGGTGGCTTGTTTGATATGGCGGCTTCTACCAACAAAGTGATTTCAGCCAAAGCTGACATTCCGTCAGGGGCAACCGCTGGAGCCAGCCGAATTGGCTTGAAAGTCAATGCCGCAGCTGATCTGAAAGCAGATGGCCTTACTTCTCAGTATGATTTACCGTCTGGTTCAGTGACTCTCGGCAGCCCGACGCCAACTGGCAACGGTCACACTATCGTAGGTTATGGAACTTTAGCAGTTTCTTTGGCGTCAACCACGCCGGCAGCTCAAACCTATATTAAAGGCGCGATCGCTAAAGTGTTCACGAAAATCAACTTTACTGCTGGCACGGGCGAAGATATTTTGATCTCCGCCGTGACCGTCAAGTCTTACGCCGCTTCGGGCACGAGCACAGCCACGGCTTCGGGCGACGTTACCAATGTCAAGCTGTTAAAGGAAGACGGCACTCAATTCGGTTCAACTGTCGCTGCTCCCAGCACAACCGAGTCGTTCTCGGGCAGCTTAACCGTGTCGGCCGGCAATACCGCCACCTTAACCGTGGTGGCCGATATTCCGACGACAACGGCTCTGGGCACTAACGGTGTCCACTTTGACGTAGCGGCAGCGACTGTGACTACGGACATCACTTCTACCGGCGTTTATTCCACAGCTGATATTACCGAAACCGGTTCGGCTCTCGGCAATCTGATGGTCGTGGGTACGGGCAGTTTGACTGTTTCCATCGCTTCCAGCCCGGCTGATCAGACGGCCATTCTTAACGCTACTGGCGTAACCTATGCTGGTTTCGTTTTGACGGCCGGCTCGGCCGAAGATATCCGGGTTAGCTCGATCAAGCTGACGAGAACGTCTTCGGGCACGGGTGCGGACGCGGATCTGTCCAACCTCGCCCTTTATTATGACTCGGCAGGCACCAGACTGACCGCTTACAAGTCCTTGAGTTCAGCCACGGTTACTTTCTCGGCTTCGGACTTCCTGAACTCCCTGGGCATTGACATTGCCAAGGGTCAACAGGTGGTCATTTACGCGAAAGCGGATGTGCCTTCCACCGCTACCAGCGGGCATATTAATGCCTTAGGTATCGACGTGGCCGGCAGTGTGACCGTGACTGGATTGACTTCAAATACCAACCCGACCGCGACTCTTAGCCCAACGACTGGCGTTAACTACGCTGTTACTGGTGCTGGAGAATACGAGGTGACTCTGACGACAGCCGGATCATTGACTTTAACAACCAATCCTGACACTCCGATCATTGCCACTCAGGCAGTCGGAGCCGAAGGACAGGGCAAGACTGCGGTAAACTTCACTAAACTCTTGTTTACGGCTGTTTACGAAGCAGTTGATATAAAGTCAATCATAGTTATTAGGTCAGGCGGTGCAGACGGAGACTTTTCCGCTGTCAAGATTTACGACGGGACAACCCAGGTCGATTCAACCGGATACCTTTCCGGCGGCACAGTCACATTCAATTTCCTTCCAGGAGCTTATGTGAGAGTGCCTAAGAACGCGACCAAGGTTTTGACTCTTGTTGGAAACTTGGCAGGCATTGGATCTACTAGCGGCGCTTCAAGCGGAGACGCTCCAAAGCTCTGCGTTGATTCAGACGGAACCACGAACTACTACATCACGGCTGAAGGAGCCGAGTCCAAGGGCTCTATCAGCGTTGCCGGCGGAACAGACCTTTGCGGCAGCGAGCAGATCTTTAGACAATCAGTTCCTACTTTAGCTGCTTCTTCTCTGCCTTCAACTCTGTTGAGTTCTGGCACAAAGACGCTCTACAAGTGGACTGTTTCTGCTGACGCAATCGGCAATATCGGCTGGAAAGCAATGATGTTCCACTTCTCTGGTTCCATTCACACTGACGCTACTACTGTTAGGACTATCGGTACGGATGACACAACCACGCCAGTTTACGATGGCATATACATGATTGTTGCTGGTGCTGCCACCAATCCTGACACCAAACTGATTGATGAATCTTCAATGAAGGTTTACAATTCAGCGACCAACACTCAAGTTGCCGGAGCCTGGCACTTCAGGACCGATACTGATGCCAATGGCGGAACTTACGCTGTTTTTGTCGCTACCAACGAAGAAGTGATAGCCTACGGAACAACCAACACCTATGAATTAAGAGGTGATCTGGCTTACGGCGGCTACACTGGTGACGCGGTTCTAGTAAGAGTGCCTGATTTGGCTTCATCGGTGGCAACTACCACCTATCTTCTAGCCTTCGGTACTGCCAACGCTGCGGACAGCGGCACTACAGGTACAACCGTTACCAAGTCATTTGCCTGGTCTGACAGATCAGCTGCCAGCCACGCGGTGACAACTTCTGACTGGTCAGACGACTACAAAGTTCCGAGCTTCCCGCTCTCAACTTTGACGCTCAGTAAGTAG